The genomic region GGAGAGCAACCAAACCTTGCGCTGGAGAACCAAGAAGATCTCTTGGATTTCTGCGTGAGGTCAGTATACGAGGGTATGACGCCGAGCACGCAAGGTGTTCTCTTAACGCTTTTTGCGCTCGAAAGGGACGTTACGTTCGATGAATTGGCCATCCTTACGGATGTCTCAATTGATTCGTTGCGTCGCTCGATCCATGAACTTCTAAACGGTTCTATGGTCCGGCTCGACAACGATCCAGATGGATCACTTGTTTCGAGGGTAAGCCTCACGGAAGCAGCGAAGTCCTACTTGAGGCGGGTTAATACACCGAATCCAGTTGCAGTCAACGCCATTCTTGAAAAAGAGCAAGAATTCAGGCGTTCGGCCGAGCATCGACGGAATGATGAAAAGGCGCGAAAGCTCGCGCCTAATGTGGTGCGTACGCGCACAAGCAATGATGAGCCGGTTGCGCACCTGCTTAGGAAAGCACTATCAGAGTCGAAGGACGGTGTCTTCGGGCAGAGCCTTAGCCTGGTTGAGAGGGCGCGATCTATGAGCCCTGACTTTTGGGAAGTGGATCGAGTTCAAGGCTTCATCCTTTCGGCTCAGGGTAACGTTGATACGGCTACCTCTGCCTACCTCGCAGCACTTCGAAAAGCCAGGGCGAGCGACGACAGCCTCGCTGAGGCCGTTGTGTCGTATTTCTTTGCTGGCCATCTCGCGAGGAAAGCTCGCGAAGTTCACAAAGCTGCGGAATATGCTCGGATCGCTCACGGGTACTTCAATAGTCCGGAGACTGCCCAAACGCTCGGTTCGTATCTGACCTGGATGCTAGAGTTCAGCGAGGGACAGCATTTTCTCGAATGGGCCCTGGAGCGAGCTGAAGGTAGAATTAAGCTCATCACCCTGACGGCTTTGGTCGACTCGTGGCGCCGCTGGTCTGAATATCTGCTCGATCACGAGCATCGAGCATTGGAAGCTGCCGACAAGGCTCAAGCTGGGTTTTCTATCGGCGATCAAGAGATCCGAGGCGGGATTTCTGATCTACGCCTTTTTGATGCCGTATTGGAAAGCTTTTCCCACTATATTCGATGTGTTACTTCGCCTGGTGTCGATGGCGCTGCGAGAGACCAGCAGACTGTGCGCATGATAAAGCGTGTCAGCACGCAACTGTTTGCTTTCGAGGTCTGCCGGGCGTGGCGTCATTTCCCGGGTCACGTAGTCAAACTGAGGCGCACATCCAGCAATCCTGAGATTCAGGATTTGTGTGATCGAATCTTGGAATATGCTCGACCTGCAACAGAGTCAGAAGCGGCTACTCATGAGTCGCAGCGGGACGAGATAGCTGAAGGGGTGGTGAAGACGTGGCGTGAGACCTACGGGTTCATCGCTCATCCGCGGTTTCCTGAAAATGTATTTTTTCATGGATCATCTGTGGAGAATCGCCAGGAGGAAGGTTCAGACGACTTGACTGGTCAGATCGTTCGATTCATTCCAAAAATCGAATCCGATGGACGCGTTCGGTCCAATTGGGTGCAAATTGTTCGAGGTGATCCAGAGTGACGGGCTGACGCAACGTAAGTTGCGAGGTCGGTGCAACAGCTTTGGGCCGGAGCCGTTTTGGCGCGAGTGATCACCGCTCCGCAGCTTCCGATGCGTCGGGCAGTCTCTGTGGGCCTGCCCGGTAAAGTCACGACGTGCGCCTTCTCTGGCATCAGGTGGCTCGCGCCGCGGTACGGGCGTCGGCGTGCCGGAGCGGGGCGGAGACAGGAGCGCCGGCCTCAGCTGGGGACCGGGTCGTGCGCGGGGAGCGGAGCGAGCCGCCTTGGCGATCGTTTACGGCGCGGTCGGGCGCTGAGCTGGGCGAACGCCCGTGACGAGGTCTCATCGGCCTTGGCCCCCTGCTTCCCCGGTGGTTCCCCGCTATATCTGGTGCGGTTTGGTGCAGTGGCCGCATCCTCGCTTGGCGTCGTTATGCCGCCGAAGGTCTGAACCTCAGCCAACGACAGTCAGCCACGGCGGTGGGTATGCCGACCGATCAGGCGCGCGTATGTCTCGCTGCACCCCCACCGGCTTCAGCCACGCTTCCGGGTTGGTCTTCGGCCAGACCGCGGTGGCGCACGGCGCAGCCTTCCGTCGTCAGCACTGGCCGAGGAGCGGACCGGGGCACAACATACCATGGGCCGCGTGCACTTGGTATCAACATTTGCGATATACGCCATTGCAGGCACCCCTTCCCCTTACGATACCAATTACTCAAAAGGGGAGGGTGGCGGATGATACTTCGCGAGTTCCTGTATGTCGACACTGACAAAGTAAGGGCAATGCTGGCCCAGCTGGACGGAGGAGTCGCAGAAGAATCTCGGGAGACGGAGCGCAAAGAGAAGAGGACAACTGTCGGTCCGCGAGTCGCTGGGCAATATTTTCAGGGCGCCGGAAGTGAAACGTACACGAATAAGTCTCTGGGTGACGCATTGTTTCCGATGCTCGAACAGTCCCTGGAGTCAGAGCTTCTGCTTCGCGACATATCGCAAGAGGTTTGTGACCCCAATCAATGGACCTCTGGTGAACTGAAAAGAAATCTGCCCCCGGGATCTCTGGTTAGAGTTACCGCCATGGGCTCCTTGTTTGATACTCGCTATGCGGCTTCGGCATTCTCGGCCTTTGGGTCAGTGATGGTCGGACTGAATGACATGGGTCATCTTCCGGTGGTTAAGAAAGCGAATTCGGGAAAAAGCAAGCAGGGGCAACAGCAAGGGCGTCCATCAAAAACGAAACCTGCGACAGGGCCAGTCGAACTGGAAGATTCTATCCCTGACTTTCCCGACATTGGAGGTGCTGACGGGAATACCCTAAGGGCATTCGTGCGTATCTCCAAGGGTGTGTTTGCGCCTGGCCTTCATGTAAACCTTACTCCAACGAAAGGCGTCCTCGTCAACTCGCGCCTTCAGGAAGGGCGTCAGTATTTGGACAGTGAGGCGGATATTCTGTTCGCTCGATACGGGACGGAGCCGCAGGAATGGACTATCGTCGGCAGTGTCGGTAGTTACGGCACAGAGGAAATATCTTTGCCTGACGTGGATTTCTACAATCCAGACGGAAGCGTGAATAGAGCAGAGTTCGCGGAGAGTATGAACGCTCAGATGCGAAACCTGGGTCGTTTGGGATTCATTGACCTTCCACAGTACCCAGGCTTCTCGCTTATCCCGTTTGCTGTGTACCGGTCCATCCCCCGGAGCGGTGCAGCGGTGCTTACTGAGTGACGCGAACACCTCGGTGCCACCGGACGAGGTGCTGCGCTCTGTGTCCCTGCACAGTGTCAATAGAGGTGGAGCGCTCAGCCGTGACGTACCCCCTTCTCTGGCATCAGGTGGCTGATTGCTGTGAGCGCGGCACGGGCGCTGGCCGGGCTGGAGCGGGGCGGAGACAGGAGCGCAGGCCCGGCCGGGGGCCGTGCCGCGCGCGTTGAGCGGAGCGAGCCGCCTTGAACACGTAGAGAAAGTTGTTACTCAGTGGACGTGCGGCACTTCGGCATGTGGATCTTCGTAGTGATGGGAGACCCAGGCGTCAACGATGATCGGCAGTTTTAGACTCCGGATGATCTGGTCCTCCCTGACACTCACGGGGCACGGAGCCCGTGGCGCTGCGTGTAGACCCACAGGAGCCTTCGCGTGAGGTCAGCGGCATCCCGGAGGTAGATGAAGGCGCCGAACGACGGGGTCTCCACGGTCGGGCGGTTCTTCAAATCGAGGAGCCGGTACCCCTTGCGGAACAACTCCCGCACGTCCTCGTCCTCGTCTGCCCCCAGATCCTCACCAAGCAGAAGGTTGAGGTGCCCGATGATCTCCGGCAAGGACACGTCCATGTCCTTGCGGGTCGAGGTGGCCATCTGCAGGGAGAGGACTGCCTTGGTGGTTTCGGAGATTGTCTCGACGTCGACCGGGAGAACTTCGGCTTCAGCGCCGTCGGTTGCTCTCGATTCCTTGTCACTACTTGCCACAGTGATCACCGTTTCGCCCCTTCAGTGCGCGTGTTCCAGCCGTGCCAGTAACGCTAGGAAGACCGACAGGAGAGGCTCTACGAGTGTGCCGGAACTTGCCCGGCGTTCACCCCAGGGATCCGATGGCTGCCGTGATGATCTCGCGTGCCGCCGGGCCGTAGACGGCAAGTTCGGCCAGATCCGTGAACGTCTGGGCATACATGGCAAGTTCGTGCTTCTGCGTGACGGCGAGGTGGGCCGAGACAAGTTCGACGTGGACCGTGTGGTCGTCGTACAGGAAGAAGCCCTCGACAGGCCAGAGGCTTGAACGGTCGGCGTTTTCAGGAATGATGCCGAGGCTCACCGAGGGAAGCGCCATAACGCTGAGCAGATAGCCGAGTTGGCCGGCCATCACGTCCGTTCCGCCTATGCGCTTTCGGAGTGCTCCCTCTTCCAGGAGGATCGCGAACGTGTGGTTGCCGTACACGATCTGCTGCTTCTCGACCCGTACCTTGACTGCCGCCGGCACGTCATCAATGAGGCCGCGACGGTCGCGAATAGAGGTGAGTAGTGCGGTGATGTACGAGGCCGTCTGCACGGGGCCGGGAATGAGCCACGGCGAGTAGATGCGGAAGCGCTGGGTGCGTTCCCAGAGAGGGACGACGGACTCCTGGGCCTGCTTCAGGCCGGTGCGCTCCATCCGGCGCCACTCGACATACATGCCCTCGATGCCGCGGGCCGTCGAGATGAGATCCTCGGCCGTGCTCTCCGCGCCGCAAGCGGTAGCCCACGCGCGAAGGTCGCGCTCCGAGGGCGGACGCGTGCCGCTCTCGAAGCGCGAACACTTCGACTCGTGCCAGCCGAGACTGGTAGCCAACGCTCGCTTGGTGAGCCCGGCTTCGAGCCGGATTTCGCTCAGGCGTTTACCCAGAGCCCTGCGGGCTTCCTGAACGCTCGAAGATGGCGATGTCATGTCGCTGTGATGGTGTCGTTCGAGGTGTCAGGCCGGCTGGAACTGTGCGTGCGGTGTCGCCCGCGCCCATACGGCTTCGAACGCCGACTCGCAGAGCTTTGCGACCTCCGCGTCTTCCGTGAGTTCCATCTCCATGTTCTCGCCGTCGCCATCGAAGTGGTTGATGAGGACGATGCTGGAGTCGAAGAGCCAGAAGTCGTTGCCCGGAAGCGCGATGTCCGTGGCGTTGCGCCGGGAGAGCCAGCGCACGTCTTCGCCGGCAGCTATGTTCAGCCCGTCTGTCACGTCGTACTCGAAGTGGATGTACTCGCTGACGGGAGTCGAGACGACGCGGGCCCGGCGGACATCGACGCCTCGCGAGGTCGCCTCCGTGACGATGGTGTGCCAGTTGCCCCAGCGCTCGGCCGGGTCGAGGGTCATACCGGCCTTCCAGTCGATGAAGGCCGGGTCCGACTTCATGTAGGCGTCGCGCATCTCCAGATGGATGGCCGTCCGCTGGCAGTCGCGGAACAACTCCTCAAACGTCGGGGTCCTCATCAGCCTTCTTCACCTCCAGGAAGAACTGCACCATGCGCCGAGGGATCTCGACCACCGACTCGTGGCCGGGGATGTCCATCTGCCCGAGACGCTCGATGTCCTCCACCTTCCACCCCTGCACGAGGTAGCTGTCCTTCTCCTCGTCCAGGTAGATGGTGGGGGAACCGCCACTGGGACTCTCCGGGTCCTTGCCGAGCTTACGCAGGGCCATGGTGTCCTCCTCGGTTGCCGGTAACGATCTCTGTGCCAGAGCTTGCCCGCGGCTGTGCCGTGAAACGAGGAACTTGCCGAAACCTGCCAGAAGTACGGAAGTTGACCTTGCGCGGCCGGGGTCAGGGCGACGAGCTGTGGGCCAGCCGGAGCACTCCAGGGTGGCCGGAATCGATGCCCGTCGGTCGTTCCTCGAAGGGGCTGTCCCGGAGGGGCGCGGAACGTCGTGCGGAAGTGAGGCTGGGGACCCACCAGTTGGACGAGGCTCACCCACCTTCCGGTCGTGAACGGAGACCGGCATCGCTTTCGGCCGTGAACGGAGGTCGGCAGCGCCCTGACAAGAATCTGACAGGAAGGCAACCCCGCGGTCTCTGGGGCCCTCTAACCCGGCGCAGCCGCGGCGTCCCGCCGTGGCCCGTCCGTCCTGTAATTGAGCTCACGGCGAAGGCCCTGGAATCCAATAAATCGGCTGAATAATTGATATCGATAGTGTCGCGAATGGTTTCGCGAATAAATTGCAGAATTGCGTTCGATGCGCGGCGTCAATCACGGGTGATGTGGCGTCAACCACGGGTGATGCTGTGGGTCACGGTAAGTGCGGTGGCCTTCGGATTCCTCGTCGCGCTGGAGATCGCCGCGCGCCACTACGGCCTGCCCGGGCCGATCACCAATCAGGCGCGAGAGGTGATCTTCGCTCCCAAATCGGGGCCGCTGCTGTACGCCAGTATGGCGTTGATGATGGTGGTATTCACCTGGCGGCAACGGTTCATCGCGGCCGGTGTCGCGATCGGTATCGACGTCGTCTTCTCGCTGGTGCGGTGGGCGGCCGATGCCAGGGTGGCCGTCGGCCATTCCTTCGGCAACGGCGCGTTGTGGGTGATTCTGGGCTGTGCGGTCATCGCCGTCACGCGCCGCACCGGCCGGGAACGTGTCCTGCTGCTGAAGGGCGTCGGGCTGGGCCTGCTGCTCGTGGCCGGCCGCAAGACGGGTGACACCTGGCTACTGATCACGTCAAAGACCCGCCCGACGGTGCTCGACCAGTACCTGGCGACCGCCGATCACGCGCTGGGCGATCCCTCGTGGCTGATGGGCCGGATCGTCAGGGCCACAGGGCCGGTCGGTACCCATGTGCTCGACTGGGTCTACATTCAACTCGCGCTGGCCGCGGTCGCCGTCGCGCTGTACCAACTGCGCCATGTGGCGGTCGAGCGCCGCTTCCCGCGCCACCATCTCGTACGCACCTTTCTGGTGGTCGGCCTCCTCGGGCCGGCCATCTACATGCTCTTCCCGGTGGTCGGACCGATCTTCGCCTACGGCGGCGGCGCCTTCGGTACCGGCGGCGAGCATTGGGCGCTGGCCAGCCTGTGGCCGGACACACCACCGCCGGTCAGCTCCCCGCACCCGATGCCGTACGACGAGATCACGCCCCGCAACTGCATGCCCAGCCTGCACACAGCGTGGGCCACCGCGATCTTCATTCATTCCCGTAAAGGGCCGAGAATTCTGCGATTCATGGGCGTGTTCTGGCTGATTGCCACGCTCGGTGCGACGCTGGGATTCGGTTATCACTACGGCGTGGATATCGTCGCCGGTGTGGTGTTCGTGTTCACGATCGAGGCGGCATTGCGTGCGCACGACCGTGGCTGGGACCGGTCAGGAATTCGGCTGGTCATTCACGGGGCGGCGGTCTTTGTCGCGCTCTTGGTGGCGTATCGCTATCTGCCGATGGAGATGGCCGAGTATCCGTGGGTGTCCGGCCCTCTTCTCATCCTGGCGATGGCCTCAGTGGTCCACGGCTACGTCCGGACCACAAAACGGTGGGAGGCCAAGCCCACCGCACCGGCGCGGCAACCGGAACCGCAGCTCGAACTGGTCTGAGGCGTGAACTGGTGTGAGGCGTGGTGCATCAGGTCCGGTAGAGGTACTTCCTCAGTCCTCGTCTCAGCCCTCGCCCCAGTCCTCGCCCCAGTCCTTGCCCCGGTCCTCTCTCCTGTCCTCTCCCATGTCCTCCGCCCGGGGCCGCCGCGCGCAGCAGGCGGAGCAGACGGGTGCGGCGCGGAATGCTGTGGCGGGCGGTCTGGTCCACCGCCTTCTCCAGCGCGTCGCAGTCCGCCCACGCGGAGGCCGCGGCCGTGGTGTCAGGTCTGCGGCCCGCGTACTCGACCTCGTTGACCAGGGTGGCCAGGGCCGGCAGGCGCAGGCCCGCGGTGTCGCCCACGCGTTCCGCGCCGAACGCGGCGATCTCCTGCGCCGTGTGCGCTCCCGTGGCGGGCAGGCCGATCTCCGTGAGGCGCTCGATGATCTGCTGCCAGGCACCGAGGACCCTGCGCCGCTCGTCCGGGTCGTTGCGCCGTCGGCTGCGCCTGTTGTGCGGCAGCCACAGCGCGTACAGCACATAGGCCGTGGTGAGGAGGAGCAGCGCGAGCGGGACCGTGAGCCAGATGGGCAGACCGGAGCCGGGCGCGCCCCCGGTGGCGGGGGCCGCCTCGTCCGGCGTGCGCGGCGGCGTCGACGGCCTCGCCGGTTCGGCGGTCTCCTCGCCCGCCTTCTGGTGTTCCTCGGGCTGCTCAGCCGTCCCGGCGGAGGAACCGCTCGGCGCGGCCTCGCCGGGCGTCGGGTGGAACGGCACCCAGCCGACACCGGCGAACTTCACCTCCGGCCAGGCCAGCACGTCCCGTCCCCGCACCTGCCAGGTGCCGGCGCCGGTCCGCGTACCCGGGCGGAACCCCACGGCCACCCGGGTGGGAAGGCCCAGGGCGCGCGCCAGTACCGCGAACGAGGCGGCGAACTGCTCGGACGTGCCGCGCCCGCCGTCCGCCAGGAAGAACTCCAGGCTCCGGTAGGTGTGGCCGGGCAGCGCCCCGGGGTCGAACCCGTAGGTCGTGCGCAGCCAGTCGGCCAGCCGCACGGCCCGCTCGTACGGGCGGGTGCTGCCCTGGGTCACCTGTTCGGCGATCTTCCTGAAGGACCGCACCGAGGGGATCGGCTGCCCGGCCGCGTCGACGCCGGGAAGCTTCACCAGCGCCGGGTCGTCGGCGGTGGCCGCGTACCGCAGCCGCTCGGCGTCGTACCCGGGGAGGTGCGAGGTCGCGGTGTAGGCGAAGCCGCGCGGGACCGCCACTCCCGTGGAGAGCACTCCGCTGTCCGGGTCGACGGACAGGGAGGTGCCCTCGGGCGCGCTCACGGACGAGGGCCGGTCGGCGGCGGGGAGCCAGATACCGGGCAACGACTGCACGGTGAAACGCTGTTCGAGCGTCTTGGTACGGCCCGGGTCGGCGCCCTTCTCCGCCGGGACCCGGCCACCGGTACGGGTCAGCCCGGCGCCGCTGGTCCAGGTCGTCCCGTCGTACCGGTCGAGGACCGCCAGCCGGTAGTTCCCGGGGGCCGCGCCCGAGGTCCGTACGGTGAAGACCTTCTCGTCGCCGTTGCGCATCCAGGCCGCGACCTGGTCCAGCGGGCTGGTCGACTGAGGCCGTACGGTCGGCGGCGTGACCGTCTCCCGGAAGTCGTGGGGGGCGCCGATACCGGGAACGTACGGGCCCAGCAGCGCCGCGACGAGGCCGGGCGCGATCACGACCGGCAGCCGGAGCGCCATCGCGCGCAGCGGAAGCCGGGCTCGTGAACGGACCAGTACGAGGAGCGCGGCGGCCCCGGCCAGCGCGCCCGCGGCCGGGTAGGCGGATCCCGGGCCGTCCGCGCCGAGCACCAGCGGGAAGCCGAAGGCGAGGACCGGGGGGAGGGCCGGGAGCAGCGGGGTGCGGGTGCGCAGGGCGAGTTCCGCGGAGACGGCGGCGGCCGTCCAGACGACGGCGTGCGGCAGCACCAGCAGTTCGGGCTCGCCGGGCGCGGGCAGGATGGTGGAGAGCAGCGCGTGCGGGGCGTCGAGCAGCGCGGACCACGCGGCGCGCAGCGCGGGCCCGCCGGGCAGGCCGTCGCTCACCTCGTGGAACAACGTCGCGCTGACGACGACGGCCCAGGCGACGACGGTCAGCAGCGCGGACGGCCAGAGGGGCAGGGTGGAGCGGCCCTCGCGGCTCTCGCGACCCTTGCCGTTCTCGCGGCCCTCGTCGTTCTTGTCGTTGTTGTTCCCGTCCTTCCCGGTCTTCTCGCGGGTGGGGCGGCGGCCGAGCAGGCCCGACAGCACCGCCGACAGGACGATCGGGGCGAACACGGCCACCGCCAGCACCGGAAGCAGCTCGGACGGCGGGAAGACCCGCTCGAACCCGTACCCCGCCGCTCCGCACATGGCCGCCACGGGCAGCAACGACCACAGCCGTCGGGCCCGGTCCGGCTCCCGGTCGGGCTCCCGGTCGGACTCTCCGGCGGTGTGGCTTGCGCGTGTGGGCGTCGCCAGGTCAGGGGCCGGCGCCGAGGTCGGGGTCGAGGGTACGGCGCCTTGGGCGGGCGGCGAGGCCACGGCGGCCGTGGTGCTCATCGCGCGGCCTCCCAGCGCCATCCGGCGAGCAGTTCGTCGAGCGACGCGACGCGCAGCTGCGGTACGCCGGAACCAGGGCCGGACCCCTCACGCGTGGCCGTGGCCGTGGCTGCGGCCTCGGCGCCGACGCGCAGCATGGTCGCGCGGTCGAAGCGGCGCCGTACCCGGTCGACGGCGCCGAGCCCCAGGGTGTCGCCGGTGCCGGTGACGACGACCAGCGTGCCGCCCCCGCGGTGGTTCTCCAGGCCGTCGAAGGCGGTGGCCGCGGACGTCAGTTCCGACTGGTGCACGACGGCCAGCCCGTCCAGGAGCGCCTCGCCGTCGCTGCCCGAGCCCTCGGTACGCAGGACCGGTCCCGCCTCGCTGACCAGGTGCACGGGGAAGTGGGAGCGGGCGGCCGCGTGCGCGACGGAGGCCGCGCAGTCCACGGCCAGCTCGAAGTCGTCCTCCGAGGCGTAGGCGCGGTGCCGGGTGTCCAGCACGAGCGTGGTGTGCGGGAGCGACACGTCGACCATCTGACGGACCATCAGCGTGCCGGTGCGGGCCGTCGACCGCCAGTGGACCCGGCGCAGGTCGTCGCCGACCACGTACTCGCGCAGCGCGTGGAAGGCCAGCGAGCCGTCGTCCGCGGTGTCCGAGGTCGGCCCCTCCACGTGGTGCGCCTGCCCGGACGGCAGCACGGGCAGCGGGCAGATCCGGGGCCGTACGAGCAACGTGGCCGAGTCGCCGTACGGGCGCATGCGGCGGGCCAGCCCGAGGGGGTCGGCGCGTTCCAGCCGCAGCGGCCCCACCTGGACACGGCCGCGGCGGGCGGTCGGCAGCGCGTACCGCAGTTCGTGGGCCGTGCCGGGGCGCAGCGGCGGTACGTCGACGGTGATGTCCCGGTCGCCGCAGCGGTCGGCGACGCGCAGGCCCCGCCGGGTGCGGCCCCCGGTGTTGGTGAGGACGAGGACGCCCTCGGCGGGATCGCCCCGGCCCACCTTGCTCGGCGCGATCCGCCGCTCGGCGCCCAGTACGGGCGCGGGCAGGGTCCACAGGACGGCGGCGGCGACGGTGAGCAGACAGGTCAGGCCGAGCGCCGCGGCCTCGCCGTACCCGAGCGCGTACCCGGTGATGGTCAGCACGGCGCCGCCGGCCAGCGTGCCCCACCCGGTGGCGGACAACAGCATCAGACGCGTGCCCCGCTGTCCAGGGGCACCGTGGCCAGTACTTCTTCGATCACGTCCGTGCCGGTGCGGCCGCTCAGCTCGGCCTCCGGGGTGAGGATCAGCCGGTGCGCGAGGACAGGCCCGGCCAGCGCCTTCACGTCCTCGGGGAACACGTACGGCCGGGACTGCGAGGCCGCCCGCACCCGGACCGCGCGCAACAGGGCGACGGAGCCGCGCGGCGAGGCGCCGAGACGTACGTCGGGCAGGGAACGGGTCGCCGCCACCACCCGCACCAGGTAGCCGTACAGCGCGTCGGCCACCTGCACCTCGGCGGCGGCCTCGATGAGTTCCGCGATCTCCCGGGCGGTGGCGACGGGGGTCAGTGACTCGGGGGTGGCGGCGTCCGTGCCCTTCCCAGTGAGGACCGCGACCTCGGAGGCGTGATCGGGGTAGCCGACGGTGATCCGCATCAGAAAGCGGTCGAGTTGGGCTTCCGGCAACGGGTAAGTGCCGCCCATGTCCACCGAGTTCTGGGTGGCGAGCACCATGAACGGGCGGGGCACCGGGTGCGTGGTGCCGTCGGCGGTGACGCGGCGCTCCTCCATCACCTCAAGCAGCGCGGACTGCGTCTTGGGGGAGGCACGGTTGATCTCGTCGCCCAGCACGATGTTGGCGAAGACCGGACCGGGGAGGAACTCGAACGCGCCCGTGTTCTGCCGGTAGACGGTGACGCCGGTGATGTCGGAAGGCAGCAGGTCCGGAGTGAACTGCACCCGCGCGAAGTCGGCCTCGATGGAGGCGGCCAGACAGCGGGCGAGGGTGGTCTTGCCGGTGCCGGGCACGTCCTCGATCAGGAGATGCCCTTCGGAGAACAGGCTGGTCAGGGCCAGTTCGATGGTGTCGCGTTTCCCCTTCACGACCCGCTCGACGTTGTCGGCGAGGGCGTGGAAGCACTTGGCGAGGCGGGCGGTGGTGTCGGTGCTGTCTGTGAGGGGATTGGTGGGGGGACGGGTCATTCGCATTCCCAGACTTTGGGGTTGAGACGGGCGTGGACATAGGCGTCGAACGTGTATCCGCTGATGCCCAGGTAGGTGATGCGGGCCCAGATGTTGGTCGTCTCACCGACCTGCGTGAGTTCCTCGCCCTTTGTGAAACAGCCGACGGTGACTTGGGGGCTCGACATGCCGGGGATGCTGCTTGCCCGTTCGCCGGCCGCGGTGGTGGGCAGCGTACGGATCCCGACGGTGGAGGGGTTGTTCTGATTGTTCACGATGTTCATCTTCTGGGGGCGTGGGATCAGGTCGAGCGTCCCGATCGCCGCGCCGCCCGACCCGGCGGGGTTGCGTGCCGTCACCGACACCGCATAAGTCTCGCTGTTCTTCAGGTTCGCGTACGCGTGACTGGTCTCCCCGGTCTCCACCGTTCCGTCGGGTCCGCTGACGGTGTACGTCACCGGGCCGCTGATGTCCTGCGGCGGCTGCCAGGTCACCGTGCCGCCGTGTCCTCCCTCGGCGGGAGTCACGGTGAACTCCCGCAGCGCCCCCGGCGCGATGCACGGCCGCGCGCGTGCCGACGGCGCGGACTCCTTGCTCGGCCTGCCCCCGGCGTACTCCGCGACCACGGTGAAGCTGTACTGCTCCTCGCACGAGCCGCCCTTGACCTCGAAGGTGAACGGGCCGTCGGGTCCGATCTCGTCCGGGGTGACGGTCTGGTCCGGCGCAACTCCCTTGAGGACATAGCGCTGTGGGGTCGCCCCCACCGCCTCGGCGAAGGTGATCCGGATGGCGCCCGACCGCGACTCCGCCTGCGGTGACCCCGGGGCCCCGGGCTCCGGGCAGCCGGTCTCCCACTGGGCTTCGCAGTCCTGGGTCGGCGTGGGTGAGGGGCTCGTCTCCGTCGGTCCGGGCTCGGATCCCGGCCCCGGTGTCTGTCCGGGCGGGCCGTTCGGAGGTGTGACGGTCGCGCCCGGGGCCGTCACCGTCACTCCCGGAGCGGGCGCCGCGGGCGGAACCTGCGCGGCGGGGCCGCCCGTCGGGACGGTGTCCTCCGGCCTGTCCCCGGGCTTGCGCGCGGACGGCACATCCTTCTCGTACTTGCCGATGTGCCTGACCTCGCCGTCGGCGTCGATCACCGCGGCGGCGGCACCG from Streptomyces sp. NBC_00878 harbors:
- a CDS encoding DUF3488 and transglutaminase-like domain-containing protein, producing the protein MSTTAAVASPPAQGAVPSTPTSAPAPDLATPTRASHTAGESDREPDREPDRARRLWSLLPVAAMCGAAGYGFERVFPPSELLPVLAVAVFAPIVLSAVLSGLLGRRPTREKTGKDGNNNDKNDEGRENGKGRESREGRSTLPLWPSALLTVVAWAVVVSATLFHEVSDGLPGGPALRAAWSALLDAPHALLSTILPAPGEPELLVLPHAVVWTAAAVSAELALRTRTPLLPALPPVLAFGFPLVLGADGPGSAYPAAGALAGAAALLVLVRSRARLPLRAMALRLPVVIAPGLVAALLGPYVPGIGAPHDFRETVTPPTVRPQSTSPLDQVAAWMRNGDEKVFTVRTSGAAPGNYRLAVLDRYDGTTWTSGAGLTRTGGRVPAEKGADPGRTKTLEQRFTVQSLPGIWLPAADRPSSVSAPEGTSLSVDPDSGVLSTGVAVPRGFAYTATSHLPGYDAERLRYAATADDPALVKLPGVDAAGQPIPSVRSFRKIAEQVTQGSTRPYERAVRLADWLRTTYGFDPGALPGHTYRSLEFFLADGGRGTSEQFAASFAVLARALGLPTRVAVGFRPGTRTGAGTWQVRGRDVLAWPEVKFAGVGWVPFHPTPGEAAPSGSSAGTAEQPEEHQKAGEETAEPARPSTPPRTPDEAAPATGGAPGSGLPIWLTVPLALLLLTTAYVLYALWLPHNRRSRRRNDPDERRRVLGAWQQIIERLTEIGLPATGAHTAQEIAAFGAERVGDTAGLRLPALATLVNEVEYAGRRPDTTAAASAWADCDALEKAVDQTARHSIPRRTRLLRLLRAAAPGGGHGRGQERGPGQGLGRGLGRGLRRGLRKYLYRT
- a CDS encoding helix-turn-helix transcriptional regulator produces the protein MTSPSSSVQEARRALGKRLSEIRLEAGLTKRALATSLGWHESKCSRFESGTRPPSERDLRAWATACGAESTAEDLISTARGIEGMYVEWRRMERTGLKQAQESVVPLWERTQRFRIYSPWLIPGPVQTASYITALLTSIRDRRGLIDDVPAAVKVRVEKQQIVYGNHTFAILLEEGALRKRIGGTDVMAGQLGYLLSVMALPSVSLGIIPENADRSSLWPVEGFFLYDDHTVHVELVSAHLAVTQKHELAMYAQTFTDLAELAVYGPAAREIITAAIGSLG
- a CDS encoding phosphatase PAP2 family protein is translated as MLWVTVSAVAFGFLVALEIAARHYGLPGPITNQAREVIFAPKSGPLLYASMALMMVVFTWRQRFIAAGVAIGIDVVFSLVRWAADARVAVGHSFGNGALWVILGCAVIAVTRRTGRERVLLLKGVGLGLLLVAGRKTGDTWLLITSKTRPTVLDQYLATADHALGDPSWLMGRIVRATGPVGTHVLDWVYIQLALAAVAVALYQLRHVAVERRFPRHHLVRTFLVVGLLGPAIYMLFPVVGPIFAYGGGAFGTGGEHWALASLWPDTPPPVSSPHPMPYDEITPRNCMPSLHTAWATAIFIHSRKGPRILRFMGVFWLIATLGATLGFGYHYGVDIVAGVVFVFTIEAALRAHDRGWDRSGIRLVIHGAAVFVALLVAYRYLPMEMAEYPWVSGPLLILAMASVVHGYVRTTKRWEAKPTAPARQPEPQLELV
- a CDS encoding NB-ARC domain-containing protein encodes the protein MIGRAEDCKKIVSHLIKRRESMLTITGEGGIGKTATALEVAYSLVDDVDSPYECILWVSLKTERLTASGVVGIVNSIRDLTGAARKLGQAFDTDFRGGVNELAEALEGIDTLLIIDNLETVDGEEVIALYERLPDSVNYLFTSRVGVGQFERRIPLGPLKEKDASSLFRQFARSRDVSRLVRLVPDTVKEVVKRLRFSPLAIRWYVLSVEAGEQPNLALENQEDLLDFCVRSVYEGMTPSTQGVLLTLFALERDVTFDELAILTDVSIDSLRRSIHELLNGSMVRLDNDPDGSLVSRVSLTEAAKSYLRRVNTPNPVAVNAILEKEQEFRRSAEHRRNDEKARKLAPNVVRTRTSNDEPVAHLLRKALSESKDGVFGQSLSLVERARSMSPDFWEVDRVQGFILSAQGNVDTATSAYLAALRKARASDDSLAEAVVSYFFAGHLARKAREVHKAAEYARIAHGYFNSPETAQTLGSYLTWMLEFSEGQHFLEWALERAEGRIKLITLTALVDSWRRWSEYLLDHEHRALEAADKAQAGFSIGDQEIRGGISDLRLFDAVLESFSHYIRCVTSPGVDGAARDQQTVRMIKRVSTQLFAFEVCRAWRHFPGHVVKLRRTSSNPEIQDLCDRILEYARPATESEAATHESQRDEIAEGVVKTWRETYGFIAHPRFPENVFFHGSSVENRQEEGSDDLTGQIVRFIPKIESDGRVRSNWVQIVRGDPE
- a CDS encoding DUF6879 family protein, whose product is MMRTPTFEELFRDCQRTAIHLEMRDAYMKSDPAFIDWKAGMTLDPAERWGNWHTIVTEATSRGVDVRRARVVSTPVSEYIHFEYDVTDGLNIAAGEDVRWLSRRNATDIALPGNDFWLFDSSIVLINHFDGDGENMEMELTEDAEVAKLCESAFEAVWARATPHAQFQPA